The region ATGGACGACCTGCTGGGGAATTAAACCGGATGAATGATGAACGGCTATATAAAACCAGTTCATCTTCGTAATTTCGTATTTAGTCACGGTATTTCGATAACCTGTTTGGTCTTTATCACCCCTGGGTGACCCTGTCATAATTTATCATTAGTATACATGTCTGAAGTAAAAACGAAGGCCGAAACAAGACCGGCTAAAGCTAGAAAATCGCCCATTCGTGAGTGGTTCGATTCCGTTCTGTTCGCCGTTGTGGCGGCTACACTCATCCGGTGGTTGTTTATGGAAGCCTTTACGATTCCAACTCCTTCGATGGAAAACAGCCTGATGGTGGGCGATTTTCTGTTTGTAAGCAAGCTGCATTATGGCACTCGCACGCCCCGCACACCCTTACAGGTGCCGTTGACACACCAGAAAATATGGGGGACGAACATACCTTCTTATAGCACTGCCATTCAGTTGCCATCGTATCGGTTGCCGGGCTTTACGCACGTTAAGAATGGCGATGTGGTCGTATTCAACGTGCCGCCCAAATACCTGAATGACAACATCGACTACCCCGTCGACCTGAAAACCAATTACATCAAGCGGTGTATCGGTATTCCGGGCGATGTGCTGGAGGTCCGGCAACGGGCTGTGTTTGTAAATGGTAAACCGTTTCCAGCGCCACCCCGCTCTGAACAGAAGTACTTCATCAAAACGACCGAAGTGCTGGATGCGACGTTCTTCCGGAAATATGACATCGTCAACGACTACCGCGACCCGAGTCAGCCGACCGAAAACTGGAAACCACTGGAGCAATACAATGACTCGACGAAAACATCCACGATGGTTGGCTACAGTGTCAACACAACCGAAGACGTTATTGCTAAATTTAAAGGGTTCGACTTTGTAAAAGGTATCGAGCCCATGACTGAAAAACCCGGCGAAATGGCCCCTATGATTTATGGAACGCCAACTTTCAAGTGGAACCATGACAACTTCGGTCCAATCACTATCCCGAAAAAAGGGGCAACAATCCAGATCAATGAACAGACAATTGCCCTCTACGGACCGGTTATTGAACTGTATGAAGGAAATGAAAAAGTAGAGGTAGCGCCGAAGGAGATAAAAATTGGTGGTCAGCCGATCAAGTCGTATACTTTTAAACAGGATTACTACTTCATGATGGGCGACAACCGCGACAACTCCCTCGACTCACGTTTCTGGGGTTTTGTCCCTGAAGATCATATTGTGGGTAAAGCCGTATTTGTCTGGATGTCGCTCGACCCCAACCCGGCCAACGCCTGGAATAAAATCCGCTGGAACCGGTTGTTCAGAACGATTGATTAATCTTAACCGGGATTTTAAGAAGATTTAAAGGATTAAACAAGATTATCGAAAGTCAACAGTCCGAATGAATTGTTGCCGACAATCTTATTTAATCCTTTAAATCTTCTCAAAATCCCGGTTCTGACTACCACTCCACCGGAGCCAACCCTTTACTTTCCAAATAAGCGTTAGCCTGACTGAAGTGCTTATTGCCAAACCAGCCGCCGTAGTTGGCCGCCATGGGTGACGGGTGTTTCGCTTTTAGGATCAAGTGTTTTTTACCGTCGATTACGGCCCCTTTCTTTTGGGCGAAAGCGCCCCAGAGCATAAAAACGCCGTGCTCCTTCTCCTCTGAAATCAGCTTGATAACGGCATCGGTAAATGTTTCCCAGCCTTTGCCTTGGTGTGACCCCGCCTGACCCGCGCGAACGGTGAGTGTGGCGTTCAGCAACATGACCCCCTGACTGGCCCAACGCTCCAGATTACCTGACTTAGGGATAGGCTTGCCCAAGTCGTCCTGAATTTCTTTGAAAATGTTAATTAAGGATGGCGGTTTTGTAATGCCATCGGCGACCGAGAATGCCAGACCGTTAGCCTGCCCTTCGCCATGATAGGGGTCCTGCCCCAGAATAACAACGCGGGTGTCGTCGAAACTACACTTGTCAAAGGCGTTGAACATCAACGCGCCCGGCGGAAATACGCGCTGGGTACTGTACTCGTGTCGTAGAAATTGGGCAAGTTCACTGAAATAAGGTTTATCAAATTCGGGCTGTAACCGATTTCGCCAGGATTCGGCAATAGATACATTCATGTAGGGAACTGATAAGGGTGATTCGGCATTATACGCCTACAAACGCCAAAAACCCCTTTACAAAAATTTTTTAAGAGTGGTTCTTGCGTAACAAAACTAATCAACTTAATTTTCGTTCTAAGGTTGCAAAACGACACTAATATTTATGGTTTCGTCAGTCACAGAAGGCGTGAAAGTTAGCGTGAAGACTGAGTATCAGGCTGATTACTCCAGTCCACTCCAGGCGCATTACGTGTTTACCTACCGGATTACCATCGAAAATGCGAGCGACTACACTATTCAGTTGCTCCGGCGTCATTGGTTGATTTTTGATTCCAATGGTACCGTTCGGGAAGTAGAGGGGGAGGGCGTTGTTGGACTGCAACCGGTACTCGAACCGGGTGAGGTTCACGAATATGTATCGGGCTGTAATCTACGGTCGAGCATTGGTAAAATGGCAGGAACGTATCTTGTCGAACGAATTATTGACGGTAAACAGCTTCGGGTTAGTATTCCCGAGTTCACGATGGTGGTGCCGTATAAACTGAACTGATTTTTGTTACTCGCTTATCTCCGGTATTTGAGTCGCGCCCGCGACGAACATTCGCTTCATTCCCCATTTCTCTTTTCTCTTTACGTTCAGGTCATCCGGGCAAAAACCGGATCCAGAGCACTGTTTGCGCCTATACGGGCACTCAGAAAAGAACTTCGTAAAAGTCGTCAGCTTATTACAATCGCCGATTTAGGAGCGGGGTCCAAAGTGAATCCATCCCGGCAGCGAACCATTGGCGATATTGCCCGGAACTCCCAGAAACCGGCACGCTTCGGTCGGCTCCTGTTTCGGCTGATTCGGCGCTTCGAGGCCAAAGTCGTGGTTGATCTGGGCACATCGCTGGGCATGACAACGGCTTACCTGGCCGAAGCCACTAAACCGTACGGTGGTCAGGTGCTGACGTTTGAAGGCTGCCCGGAAACGGCGGCCGTAGCCCGGCAGAATTTCGAGCGGTTAGCTATGCAGAACGTCGAGGTAGTTGTTGGCAATCTGGATGAAACCCTGCTACCCGCCATCGGCGGACTGCCTCCCGTTGATTTTGTCTTTTTCGATGCCAACCACCGGTATGAGCCAACGGTACGCTATTTCGAAACCTGCCTGACCAATATTCATAATGATACCGTATTCGTTTTCGACGATATACACTGGTCGGACGAAATGGAGCAGGCATGGGCTTACCTCAAGGCGCACAAAGCCGTTAGTGTAACGGTCGATTTGTTTTGGGTGGGGCTAGTATTTTTTCGGAAGGAACAGCCAAAACAGGATTTCGTTCTTTGGTTTTGACGAAAGTAACCGCAAATTACGTTACCTTTCCAAAGGTATTTTTGTTGGTTATTATATATGAACTTCCTGACTTATAGCCGTTTGGCTTTAACCGTTGGCCTTTCAGCCCTTTTTTTACATATGGTGTCTTGTAGTAAAGACACTACCGAGTCATTGACCACAACGGAAACATCTTCGTTTGATCTTATTCAGCAAAAAATCCTGACGCCTTCCTGCGCTACGTCGGGCTGCCACTTATCAGATAAAGATGCTACGTACTTTCAGCATGGGCTGGTATTAGCAGAAGGTGTCGCTTACCAAAACCTGGTGGGTGTTGATCCAAAAAACAGTAGTGCTAAGGCAGACGGCTTCAAGCGAGTGAAAGCGTATGCTTCACTGGAGAGTTTGCTCTATCATAAAATAACAACAACTGCCGGCCATCATAGCGGTAAACAATACGGAAATCCAATGCCATTGGGCGGAGTCGCCCTATCTGACGGGCAGGTTGAGTTTGTGCGTCGCTGGATAGATGCTGGTGCGCCCAAAACAGGCACTATTGCTGATGCTACCTTATTGAATGACAAAACGGTTTCCGAGGCAGCTTACGAACCATTAACGGTGCCTGCGGCCGGAACTGGTTTTCAGATGGCCGTTCCCTCGTTCGATATACAGCCGAATTTTGAACGGGAGTTGTTTACCCGGAAAATGCTCGGCAATACACAGGATGTGTACGTAAATCGCTATGAGACCAAGATGCGGAGTGGGAGCCACCATTTTGTTGCGTATGATTTCCGCAATAAAGCCCTTTTGCCTAACCTGAATGACATCCGCGATTTACGTAACCCTGATAATTCTCTGAATATATTAACTGCTCTGACTATGTCGAACCATGTGTATCTGGCGGGTTCGCAGGCGCAGTATCAGGACTACGTATTCCCCGAGGGAGCCGCCTTGCTTATTCCGGCGGGGGCTTCGTTCGATCTTAACTCGCACTTCGTTAATAAAACTACGGGAGTACGTAAGGGGGAAGCCCAGATCAACCTGTATACGGTCGATAAGGCAAAAGTGAAAAACATCGTTCAGACGCTCGATCTGAGTAATACAAATCTGACACTTCCCGCCAATACCCGGGTGACGCTCACCAAAACGTTTACCTTCAGCAAGCCCCGGAAGGTGCTTACCCTCACGTCGCATATGCACAAGCTGGGTGAGAAGTTTGTGATCAAAATCGTGGGTGGAGCCCGCAACGGTGAAATCGTTTATACCTCTACCGACTGGGAAAACCCTGAAATTATCACCTTCAAAACCCCCATCGACCTGCAAAAAGGGGAAGGGCTCATGTCTGAAATAACCTATAATAATACCACCAGCAAAGCCGTCAGCTTCGGCTTGACGAGTGAAGATGAAATGGGTATTATTTTCGGGTATTATTACGAGGAATAGACTTTAGTGGAGCTAGTGGAATAGGTGAGGTAAGTGGATTAACGTGAATAATGTCTAAATTTCTCTGGCTATCAATAGCTTAAGTGCCGTAGGCACGGGATGTTTGTAGAATAGGGTGGTCGTGAACTCGACTGGCGTGCCGTAGGTACGCAACAATGGGTAAGGATTACGTACCTACGGCACGCCAGTCGAGTTCACGACCACCCATTCTACAAACATTAGTCCGCTACGCGGCCATTATTCACGTTGGATTAAGTGGAATAGGTGTAGTAAGTAAAATGGCTGACGCAGGAGTTTTGATCTCGCGTCAGCCATTTTACTTACTACACCCACTTCACTTACTCCACTAAACTACCGTGCTACTTCAATATTAACCCGGCGTCCTTTAATGGTGTTGCCTTCCATAGCGTCGACAACGCGGTTGGCTACATCTTTCGGTACATCAACGTAGGTGAACTTGTCGAAGATATCAATGCTACCGATGCTGTTACCGGGAATGTTGGCTTCACCGGCAATGGCACCTACGATGTCGCCCGGACGGACGAAATCTTTGCGGCCAATGCTCACCATCAGGCGGGTCATGTTCGCTTCGCGTTCACGGGGAACACGCTGATCGTCGCGGTCGAAATAAGGTTTGCCTGTGCCCGACCGATCCCGGTCGTTGAAACGTGGACGATCACCACCGTCGGAGCGACGGTCGCCAAAGCGTGACCCACCCCGATCACCACCCTCACGACGGTCACCAAAACGCGAGCTGTTACCCCGCTCATCGCGGTCGCCAAAGCGTGACCCACCCCGACGATCTTCGAAGCGTCCACCACCTTCACCCCGACCACGATCGGCGTATTTGTCGCGGCCATTCCGGCGATCATCTTCCAGATTGAGGTTCTGATCGGCGAATTCGTTCTTCTCCAGACCCATACTGCGTTTTACCAGCGCGGCTACAATCTGCTCGGTCGAGAAACCGGCGTGGTTGAGCTGCGTCAGTAAATCGTCATACAGGTTCAAGTCTTTGCTTTCCTGAATCGTTTGTTGCAGTTGCTCGATGAAACGGGCTTTGCGAACACCAACGATGTCTTCGAAGGAAGGAATGACACCTTTCTCAACCTTAACTTTTGTATAAGTCTGGATTTCGCGGAAACGGTATTTCTCATCGCGACCCACGAACGAGAACGCCCGGCCCGATTTACCCGCCCGGCCTGTCCGACCAATCCGGTGTACGTAATATTCTTCGTCGAGGGGAATGTCGAAGTTGATAACCGCGTCGACATCATCAACGTCAATACCACGAGCGGCTACGTCGGTAGCAACCAGGATGTTGGTCGTACCGGCGCGGAACTTGCTCATGACATTGTTCCGTTGCGCCTGGCGCAGATCGCCGTGCAAGCCTTCGGCCTGATAGCCCCGGATTTGCAGGTCTTCAACGATTTCGTCGACTTTCCGTTTTGTATTACAGAATACCAGCAGCAGTTTCAGATCGTACATGTCGATCAGACGGCACATCACTTCAACTTTTGCTTTCGATTTTACTTCAAAATAAACCTGCTCGATGTTTACGTTCGTCAATTCTTTCTTGACGACTTTCACCAGCACAGGATCTTTCTGGAACTTCTGGGTGATCTGCATGATCGGCTTCGACATCGTTGCCGAGAACAGGATCGTTTGCCGCTCTTCGGGCATTTCTTCCAGAATGCTCTCAATATCTTCCCGGAAGCCCATATCCAGCATCTCATCCGCTTCGTCAAGAATCATCATCTTAACGTTGTTGAGTTTGAGGGTATTTCGCTCCATGTGGTCCATTACACGGCCGGGCGTACCGATTACGATATGCACACCGCTCTTGAGTGACCGAATCTGCCGCTCAATGGAGTCACCGCCATAGATAGCTTCGATACGGATACCACGCTTGTATTTGGCTAGTTTCTTTATCTCTTCGGCTACCTGCAAGGCCAGTTCCCGCGTTGGGCAAAGGATAAGCGTTTGTACCGAACGATCCTGAACATCGATCAGATCAAGAGCAGGAATACCAAAGGCGGCCGTTTTACCGGTACCCGTTTGGGCCTGTCCGATTACGTCACGACCATCCAGAATTGGTGGAATTGCTTCGGCCTGAATGGGCGATGGGCTAATGAAGCCCATATCCGTAACAGCCTGCAACAGCTCGGGCGAAATGGCCAGGCTGGAGAATAAAAGCTGATTAGGATCAGCCTTAGGCGTTACTACTTCTGCAACCGCAGCTGCCGCTTTAGGTTCTTCAACGTGAGCAAGGGGTTCGTCGGCCACAATAACGACTTTATCGGCCACACCTTCAGCAACGATTTCGGCTGCGGTGTCATCAAAACCGGCTTCAACGGCTGGTTTTGCTACTTTCTTTTTTGGAACCTTAGCTGTTTTGGCTTCGGTAATTGCCGAGTCAGCAGGAGCGACCGCGCTGGCGGCCATTTCTGTGGCTATTTTTTCAATGTCCAGGAAGTCATCCTGATCGGCTGATTTAGTTGTTTTCGTTTTCATTAATTTGGAAATGATTAAATAAAATGAATCATCCAAACGAAGACGAGTATGTGCCAGTGAACGGCGCGATAATGCGAGAATTGCCCAACGAACCAAGCTGCCCCAACGACCCAACAGGACCACCACCCCAAACCTCTTCAAGGGGGATAAAGACAACGACCGGATTTACCGGTACGACCATTTGACGATTAGCCCACGCGCAAGAGAATTCACTCCGAGTGCTCCACTCGGGAGCGTCCACACAGAAACCCATCCTGTACATCCGTACATAAGCTCTGTCAGACCTAACTCAACACGTAAAAAAGGAGAGAAACAGAGACGCGAACGGATGCCGCTTGTAAAATCTGATGCAAAAGTACAACTATTTTTGCTAAAAAGCAAGCTTCACTCTATTATTATTGTATTTATTTAAGAAGAGAGTCGGTATGCTGGCTTGCTTTTAGGATATAATTGTCTTTTATCAATACTAATCTATGACACCTACCACCGGTAAATACATAATGTTGATCGGTTCCGTTGTTGTTCTCATCGGCCTTGTTATCTACTTCTTTGGCGATAAACTGCATTGGCTGGGGCGTCTGCCCGGCGATATTCGCATCGTGGGACGTGACGGTGGCGGATTCTATTTCCCAATCGTAACCTGTATTGTGGTTAGTATAGTACTGAATCTTCTTATCGTCCTGATCCGTCGTTTTTTCGGGTAGTTGCCTTATCTGTTTCTACAGAAGTGGTTTCTTCGCTGTAAGTAAGCTTGTTCAGGTAGAAGACTTCCCGCTGACCAGCGTTCGAGTTTTTTGTGGCAGCAATTTTCTGAAAGCCGCAGGCGATGAAATGCCGGTCATACCAGGCCATTAAGTTATCCTGGGCTGAAAACGTCACTTTTTCATTTTCGGCGTTGGTCTTAAGCTTAAATTTCTCGGTTTCTTTTACCACTTTACTGCCCTGGATGACCTCTGTATTGATTTCACCATCGTTGGGGTAGGCCAGCACCATTTTATCGTTCTGCTGGGAGACCTGTACCATTTCTGTTAGTTCTGTACTAAGCAGTTCCTTAATTGGGAAGCAGTTATCCCACAAGAGCTTACCCTGTTTGTCGAAGCCGCAAATGAAGGCATGGGTGTATCGAAATCCTTCGTAACGGTCGGCTCCGCGCAGGTAACCGCCATAGGCAAGCGTGCTGCCCCGGTATTGTGGGTAGTAGACTTCGGCAACGAGTGTGAGGCCATCGGGCGCGGGCTTTAAGTCGTGAACCAGTAATCGATAACGGAATTTGTAGTCTTTTCCCTCTTCCTTCCTTTTCTGAGCCTTTGCCAGCAGTTTTTGCTGCCGGTGGGGTTTCAGGTAGTTAAAGAAGTTCTGGAGCTGGGAGAATTCGATGTACTGAATGTCGTTGACTGTCTCCGTAGTCGACACGCTCCCCCCCTCGGCATGGTGGATACGCGCTACGTAGATGCCCTGCGAGTACGGTGTGCAATCGGTGGAGTAATTGCCAACGAGTATGGATTCCTGCTGATTGACGGGCAACAGCTTTCCCGAGATCAGGCTGTTTTGTGCCCCGTCGAAGTCGAGTGTTCGGAGGAGTTTGCTATCGTAATTATAGGTCCGGATCGAAAACTTACAGTGCCGCCGTAGGGAATGAACCAGTACGTTGACTTCATGTCGGGCTTCGTCGATTTCAAGGCTGCTGATTTCTGTTCGGTTAGCGTACAGGCCGGGTAGCACTTTTACCGTTCGGTCGAAGAATGAGAACGACATAACAACCGGTCGGCCGTGGTGAAAGCCGCTCACATACGCCTGACTTCCCATTACCTTAAACTCGTGGACATCCAACTGGTCAATTAATTTACCTTCGAAGGTTTCAATCACGCCATCATCGAGGTGCAGCCGCAGAAACTGATACTGGCTACCGTCGTACTCCCGAAAGAGATGGTAAACATATTGGT is a window of Spirosoma linguale DSM 74 DNA encoding:
- a CDS encoding DEAD/DEAH box helicase domain protein (PFAM: DEAD/DEAH box helicase domain protein; helicase domain protein; DbpA RNA-binding domain protein~SMART: DEAD-like helicase ; helicase domain protein~KEGG: dds:Ddes_1725 DEAD/DEAH box helicase domain protein) codes for the protein MADEPLAHVEEPKAAAAVAEVVTPKADPNQLLFSSLAISPELLQAVTDMGFISPSPIQAEAIPPILDGRDVIGQAQTGTGKTAAFGIPALDLIDVQDRSVQTLILCPTRELALQVAEEIKKLAKYKRGIRIEAIYGGDSIERQIRSLKSGVHIVIGTPGRVMDHMERNTLKLNNVKMMILDEADEMLDMGFREDIESILEEMPEERQTILFSATMSKPIMQITQKFQKDPVLVKVVKKELTNVNIEQVYFEVKSKAKVEVMCRLIDMYDLKLLLVFCNTKRKVDEIVEDLQIRGYQAEGLHGDLRQAQRNNVMSKFRAGTTNILVATDVAARGIDVDDVDAVINFDIPLDEEYYVHRIGRTGRAGKSGRAFSFVGRDEKYRFREIQTYTKVKVEKGVIPSFEDIVGVRKARFIEQLQQTIQESKDLNLYDDLLTQLNHAGFSTEQIVAALVKRSMGLEKNEFADQNLNLEDDRRNGRDKYADRGRGEGGGRFEDRRGGSRFGDRDERGNSSRFGDRREGGDRGGSRFGDRRSDGGDRPRFNDRDRSGTGKPYFDRDDQRVPREREANMTRLMVSIGRKDFVRPGDIVGAIAGEANIPGNSIGSIDIFDKFTYVDVPKDVANRVVDAMEGNTIKGRRVNIEVAR
- a CDS encoding O-methyltransferase-like protein (KEGG: wsu:WS2183 hypothetical protein), yielding MLLAYLRYLSRARDEHSLHSPFLFSLYVQVIRAKTGSRALFAPIRALRKELRKSRQLITIADLGAGSKVNPSRQRTIGDIARNSQKPARFGRLLFRLIRRFEAKVVVDLGTSLGMTTAYLAEATKPYGGQVLTFEGCPETAAVARQNFERLAMQNVEVVVGNLDETLLPAIGGLPPVDFVFFDANHRYEPTVRYFETCLTNIHNDTVFVFDDIHWSDEMEQAWAYLKAHKAVSVTVDLFWVGLVFFRKEQPKQDFVLWF
- a CDS encoding uracil-DNA glycosylase (TIGRFAM: uracil-DNA glycosylase~PFAM: Uracil-DNA glycosylase superfamily~KEGG: avn:Avin_13610 uracil-DNA glycosylase), encoding MNVSIAESWRNRLQPEFDKPYFSELAQFLRHEYSTQRVFPPGALMFNAFDKCSFDDTRVVILGQDPYHGEGQANGLAFSVADGITKPPSLINIFKEIQDDLGKPIPKSGNLERWASQGVMLLNATLTVRAGQAGSHQGKGWETFTDAVIKLISEEKEHGVFMLWGAFAQKKGAVIDGKKHLILKAKHPSPMAANYGGWFGNKHFSQANAYLESKGLAPVEW
- a CDS encoding ApaG domain protein (PFAM: ApaG domain protein~KEGG: similar to predicted protein) produces the protein MVSSVTEGVKVSVKTEYQADYSSPLQAHYVFTYRITIENASDYTIQLLRRHWLIFDSNGTVREVEGEGVVGLQPVLEPGEVHEYVSGCNLRSSIGKMAGTYLVERIIDGKQLRVSIPEFTMVVPYKLN
- a CDS encoding signal peptidase I (TIGRFAM: signal peptidase I~PFAM: Peptidase S24, S26A and S26B, conserved region~KEGG: glo:Glov_1621 signal peptidase I) — translated: MSEVKTKAETRPAKARKSPIREWFDSVLFAVVAATLIRWLFMEAFTIPTPSMENSLMVGDFLFVSKLHYGTRTPRTPLQVPLTHQKIWGTNIPSYSTAIQLPSYRLPGFTHVKNGDVVVFNVPPKYLNDNIDYPVDLKTNYIKRCIGIPGDVLEVRQRAVFVNGKPFPAPPRSEQKYFIKTTEVLDATFFRKYDIVNDYRDPSQPTENWKPLEQYNDSTKTSTMVGYSVNTTEDVIAKFKGFDFVKGIEPMTEKPGEMAPMIYGTPTFKWNHDNFGPITIPKKGATIQINEQTIALYGPVIELYEGNEKVEVAPKEIKIGGQPIKSYTFKQDYYFMMGDNRDNSLDSRFWGFVPEDHIVGKAVFVWMSLDPNPANAWNKIRWNRLFRTID
- a CDS encoding conserved hypothetical protein (KEGG: prw:PsycPRwf_1418 hypothetical protein); the encoded protein is MTPTTGKYIMLIGSVVVLIGLVIYFFGDKLHWLGRLPGDIRIVGRDGGGFYFPIVTCIVVSIVLNLLIVLIRRFFG
- a CDS encoding hypothetical protein (KEGG: scl:sce6762 putative secreted protein), with the translated sequence MNFLTYSRLALTVGLSALFLHMVSCSKDTTESLTTTETSSFDLIQQKILTPSCATSGCHLSDKDATYFQHGLVLAEGVAYQNLVGVDPKNSSAKADGFKRVKAYASLESLLYHKITTTAGHHSGKQYGNPMPLGGVALSDGQVEFVRRWIDAGAPKTGTIADATLLNDKTVSEAAYEPLTVPAAGTGFQMAVPSFDIQPNFERELFTRKMLGNTQDVYVNRYETKMRSGSHHFVAYDFRNKALLPNLNDIRDLRNPDNSLNILTALTMSNHVYLAGSQAQYQDYVFPEGAALLIPAGASFDLNSHFVNKTTGVRKGEAQINLYTVDKAKVKNIVQTLDLSNTNLTLPANTRVTLTKTFTFSKPRKVLTLTSHMHKLGEKFVIKIVGGARNGEIVYTSTDWENPEIITFKTPIDLQKGEGLMSEITYNNTTSKAVSFGLTSEDEMGIIFGYYYEE